The nucleotide sequence ACCACTTGCTGTGATGTATGCCTTCTCGGAGCCACTCCTCTTGTTGATGGGACAGTCACCGGATATAGCTCGTGCCGCGTCGATCTTTGTGTACGGCTTGATTCCTCAGATCTTCGCGTACGCCGTCAACTTCCCCATTCAGAAGTTCCTACAGGCACAGAGCATCGTCCTGCCAAGTGCTTACATCTCCACGGCAACGCTCGTTCTACATGTGCTGATGAGTTGGGTGCTCATGTACAAGGTTGGCCTTGGGCTGCTCGGTGCCTCTTTGGTGCTGATCGTGAGCTGGTGGATCATGGTTGCCGCGCAATTTGTGTACATCGTCGTCAGCCCGACATGCCGACACACGTGGACGGGGTTCAGTTGGCAGGCCTTCTCCGGTTTGCCGAGTTTCTTCAAGCTCTCCGCTGCGTCTGCCGTGATGTTGTGCCTTGAGACATGGTACTTTCAGGTGCTGGTGATCATTGCTGGATTGCTCCCCAACCCTGAGATTGCCCTGgattccctctctatatggtgagTATCATTGGACATTAAGTCTTACTGTTGTTCCCAGTAATCAATCTTCAGAGTTGGCGCTGATTAAATTTCATGTGTGCGTTTGGCCGGTACAGTATGACGATTTATGGTTGGGTGTTCATGATCTCCGTTGGGTTCAATGCCGCTGCAAGGTTCGCAAGTCTATACTCAAAGGCCTTGATAAACATTAGCATTACTTACTTACAACTAGGTAAGTACTCTAACTAACGAATTGATACGTTTTCACTTCAGTGTAAGAGTGAGCAATGAGCTTGGCGCTGGCAACCCCAAGTCTGCATTTTTCTCTGTGTGGGTCGTCACCGGGCTCTCTGCAACAATCTCTACCATCCTTGGTATCGTGATTCTCTGCCTTCGCAACCACATCAGCTACTTGTTCACAGATGGTGAAGCAGTTTCAGGTGCGGTGGCGGATCTCTGCCCATTTCTCGCCGTCACGCTGGTTCTCGGTGGCATCCAACCTGTACTGACAGGTAATTTTAGACACTTTCTACATGAAGAACAAGTGATTTCTTGATTCTCGACTAGTCTGTTAGTACAAAATTATGGAAAGAGTAGATGGCAGGTGCATTATTAGAAAAATAGGAGCCCATTTCTGTTTTGTTTAACGTTACAATTCATGTGCACTTTCACTTTTTTAATTCAATCTATATTTCTTTCATATACTATATCACTAAGCTTCCTAGGATTGGAGGCCTCACAATCAATTGAGGTCTCCAATTGGGATTTGGTCACccaattttgaccgggtcaacaatttctcaaaactCTATCATTTTTTATACAATACGCTATGTTTTCTGGTTTTTAAATCTTCACAATTAATTGAGGCTACAATTTGAAATTGGGTCACCCGATTTTGACTGGGTCAACAATGGGGCTCTcccatttaattattttaattctctATATTTCCTAATTTTAAAGCTCTTTCAttcaattgaggtattcaattttggatttgATTCACAATTTTGATCGAGCCAATAATTTTTTCAAATCAATCAGCAACAACCggcctataaaaacatatcaaccCCTCGCAAACTCCCATTCCTTAGAAAAAAGCACCACCATGTGATACTATAGCGCCAATGCAATACATGCAACCACTGATGAAAAAATATCCCCGCATAAATATGGGTTGATTAGCGGATAGCACAGAATTACACCGCGAAAGGCCCACCAAATAACCGCATTCCACCAGTTTCAAAATATAAGGGTTATTACGTTTTTGGAAAGTCAATTTcttttaactttgaccaagttcagagcgaaaaatatcaacatccacaatattaaacaaaaaaatgtaaattcatttcatgatgaagcTAATAACACCCatttgatattatgaattttgatatatttctctataaatttgatcaaacttaaagaggttagacttttcaaaaaaaatacacCATATATTTTGAAATGTAGCGAGTAAAGAAATTTAAGAATCCCAACAAATTCAACGGCGCGGCAAAGCGCACCCAACCCTTCTAGTAGTTACTAAATTAGAACGTACAATAGTATTGCGAGATGACCTACACCTATATTTGAAATGACTGTAGACTCTTTCATATTTGTGGGGCAACTACGTCATATGTGTTAAACATATCTCCAATTCACTTATAGTGCAAAATTCTCTCCCAAGTCCAGGCTAGTCCTTTATAGTTCTATCATGTTTTTTAGGACTATAGTAGGTTTCCCTCCCGTGGTTTTACTAGTTTTTGTAGTATTATGTACAAGAAAAGAATGTGATACTATCTTTTCGCATAGGAAAGGGAAATAGAAAGAATTGATACTACAAGATGTAGGCCCTTAGGAAAAAGAGAATGAAGGTACAAATGAGGGAAACGTGTCTATCATGTTTTGAGATGCAAATTTTTCCATACTGAGATAACACATATTTTAGGGATATAGTAGGTTTTCATACCGTGATTTGATTAGTTTTTGTATTACCAAAATACAAGAAAAGAATAGGGTATTACATGGTGTAGGCCATTGGTGCAAAAAGGTGAAGGTACAAATGAGGGAAACAATTCTACTATGTTTTGTGATGCATATTTTCTCTCTTGAGATACCACATATTCAGAATGATTATGATTTACTAACATGTATGGAAACATCAGGTGTTGCTGTTGGATGTGGATGGCAGAAATTTGTTGCTTACGTGAACGTCGGCTCTTACTACATAGTAGGTGTCCCACTTGGTGTTGTTCTTGGTTTTTTCTTCAATCTCGGCGCAAAGGTGATTGATCTATCTACGAAATTTTTCATATATGTTCCGTGATGGCAATATATTCAGTTATGTGTTCTAACGTATGTTGGTGGAATTGTATGCCTACTTGCAGGGTATTTGGGGTGGTTTGATTGGGGGAACGGCCTTGCAGACAACCATTCTGTTGTGGGTCACCATAAGAACTAACTGGACGGAAGAGGTATTCCTTGTTATTAAACCTTTTGTGCAGAAAGTTGAATTTACATTTCCATTATTTTGTACAAAAGTGTAAATGATGAATCCTAAATTAACTCCTTGATGACCATGGATACAATCTAGCTTTCATTGTCCCCATATATGTTGTCATTAATGTAACATGCACACATGTTGCTTGTTCATCACCATTCCTCCATCACATGATTAAGAACCTTCTTGAGAGTATGTGCTTGATGCAAACTGATCAAAGATATGTGTTGAAAAAAAATACACTACATTACTGTATAGGTTAATTTTTCTACATTCTCCAGGTAGAGGAGGCACAGAAAAGGTTGAACAAGTGGGATGAGAAGAAAGAGCCCCTCCTTACAGGCTTCAAGGACAATAACTAATAAGTAGGTCAGTCTAGAGATGTGTGTTTCCATCTCAACAACACATAAGCATGCTGGTTTCGAGACTCGTTGTCGGTGTGGGGTGGGAGGGACTGATTTCAGGTGTTTTAAATCTCACATAAATTTATGTCCTGATTTGGATGACATGCCAATTATAGGCTTTTCAGTATATATTGTAGTCTTGGTTGGCATGTTACAGCTTTCTTTACTTCGATTGTATCTATGTTCTTGGTCTTTCCCTCTTTCTTGTAAGGCCATTATTTCGTGACTTTGTAATACATTTTGTAATTAGCTGGACTATATGCATACATGACATTGGACAAGCAGGTAATGAAAAGAGTGAAGTTTTGAAGACTGGGCTCCGATGAGCCTGGAATTTGGATATCTTGAAAAAAGACTACATTATATTATTTTCTTCTTCCTATGCACACATGTTGGGAGACGCCTTACTTGACATTGCGTGCGTAACCCTTCATCACACATATGTACGTGCACTACCAGCCAGGCTGCAGACAGTGTGATTAACCGGCTAGCTACCTCCCACGATTGCAACTTGCTAATCCAGCAGTTTCACTTCCCAAATCCAATAGCACACAAGGGGAGGGGTGATTTGCAAGTCACATTCTCGCACTGGCAGAAAAAATAATCTCTCATGCCGCAAAGGTCTATGGTCAGTTTCATTAGGCTATACTAAGTGGTAGCTCTTTATTGCATTTGCTTCGATACAAATTGTTTTTCTAGCGCCTTCTATAGTGTTACATGGTCGTAGCTATGAATTTAGGGCAAGGGCATGTAAAATAGGGTCACATTTATTTAATATTCATATCACCAAAGAACTGACATGACTATAATATTCTCCCTGATGGCTTCATGAGTATGGACGATGGTGATCAGGTGGATCCGAATCATGAACAGGAGGGCGTAGAGTCTCCACACGATGCACGAACGCACAAGGTGACAAATTCAAGAAAAAAGAACAGGCTTGGCGCCATGTAGTTCTCGTGGGCTACACACGGGGGAAGGGGGGATAGTCACTGCCACATCTCGagctttatcctcaacatctcccGTCGTTGCCGTGGTCGGCTCCATGCAGGCCATGCCCTAGGAGGCACCACGCGATGGTGGGGCCTCTCTTTCTCCATCGCCCGTTGATGTTTCCTTGCTATATTACGAAAAATATTGTTGGACCCACAAGATCAAGGATTTGTGGCAATTGGCAAGAGAAGGATTATCCCTCACCGGGAAGAAAGCATATCAATTTGCAGAGTTCTTCTATGAGTCCAATGATCAGCCTTGCTTTCAACTAAGAATCTTTGTCATTGGTCCCTGACTTGTCTAGCGAGGGTGTCAACCTCACTAGATTCGCTAGTTACCAGGATTAATGTATCCGCGTGTGCGAATGAATTTGTATGCAAATGTAACCGATTTAGAATATCAAAAAACAGAAAATGTTAAAAAGATATTGTATTTATGAGGAAAAAAGGACCGAGATCCATACATTCACTAGTGACATTTCTCCAAATAGCATAGGCATGGTAATCAAATTGCAATTTCGTATCGGTAAAATTGCAGTGTTTATGGTTAATTATACATGTCATGATTGCATGTGGCCATTACGTCCTTATATCGATAAACTGCTTAAAAGCATGCACCTATAGCTAATACTCCATTCCAAGACCAAAATTCTTCATACATCTGAAAGTATTAGCTCCACACCGAGGCAATTAGCTAACTATCTTTTTATTCTCAGTGACAATAACACAATACAAAACCCTTATCTCTTACTTTCACCGAGATAGACTACTTGCAAGGTTAAACCCCAACCAATGCACATGACTCCCTCTTCAAGATTATCCATCTAAATGGGTCAAGAAATAAACTAATAGACCGGAGAGCATGCACATCTTAAAAATGCAGCACAGAAccgaaacaaagaaaaaaaatcatatataaTCAGATCataaaagtgacaattcatcacaccgCAATAAACATACCAAGATTACATCAATCTGATCACAATCATGTTACACCGATCTTTGCATTGAAGAACCTGAGGTAGTAGAAGCCACATAATTACTATTATGGACACATAGTCACATAACTATTGTTATGGACCCGTAGTACACGGATGACTACTCACATGGTCAAACTTAAAggtgttgtatatgtatatacacaAGGTTGATGAAGAAAGCTCAATGATGACATTAGGTGTTGTATATGTTAGCATATTTTTCTACCAGCTTAGTCAAACTTAAAGGTGTTTGACTTAGCACAAACCTTGTTGCACCTTACGTTTCATGTGTGCATGTGGCGAGAATATTCTACTTAAAAATATCTCCTAACTTAAAAAAACACTAAAGTTCTGTCATTTGGTTTTCCTTCATCTAGCCTTGTAAATTCCACACTCCTTCTTTCTATTTTGATTTTCTTTCCTTCCATCTCTGCTTTGTCCATCAATATTTTTTCTGAAACCGCCTCAATTGTCACACCTATTATTGACTTATCTAATAAACTTGAGTTTTATTTGGTATGTCAATAAAGTTACTAAATGAGTGTTTATCAAATAAAATTCTACTTTTTTACACAATCACAATAATATGGGCAGGCTACTATAATATTTATAACATATCACAATGCAGGAATAATTATTTATCAGTCCCTCTTATCCAAAATAAATTTCATATTTTTAATTCAAATTTTAagtaaaaccacgacacttattttggatcggagggagtataaaatagcaTTTTGACATGGTTTCCAAGTTCCAAATTCTGGGCTCCTATCCAAAACTTCACACCTGTTTCTTTACCTGATTCAGCATCATGCCAAGCTAATTACAAATGTATTACAAACTCTCCAAATAATGGCCTTCCAAGAAAGAAGGAACAACCAATAACTTCAAGACAATTCGATGAAAGAAAGATGTGACATGCTAACCAAGACTACCGTATGTACTAACAAGCCCATCACTGGCGTGTGACGCGTGTCATCCAAAAAATGAGGCATAAACTCACAGATATCTACGTGAAAATAAATAGACCTGAATTCAGCCCCTCCCACCCACGCCGACGGCGAGTCTCAGAGCCAGCACACTTCTGAATCGGATAACTGGAAACACAAATCTAgactgtgatacgtctccgtcgtatctacttttccaaacacttttgcccttattttggactctaacttgtatgatctgaatggaactaacctagactgacgatgttttcaacagaattaccttggtgttgttttatatgcagaaagcaaatattctcggaaagtcctgaaactccacggaataccttagaaaaaataaaataaaaaatcctcgccaaatatgaagaccagggggcccacaccctttccacaagggtggggggcgccccccctagggcgcgcccccctacctcgtggcccccctgttgaccctccgacgccaactccaactctatatatttgctttcggagagaaaaaatcagagagaagaaatcatcgcattttacgatacggagccaccgccaagccctaaaacctctcgggagggctgatctggagtccgttcggggctccggagagggggattcgtcgccgtcgtcatcatcaaccatcctccatcaccaatttcatgatgctcaccgccgtgcgtgagtaattgcatcgtaggcttgctggacggtgatgggttggatgagatttatcatgtaatcgagttagttttgttagggtttgatccctagtatccactatgttctgagattgatgttgctatgactttgctatgcttaatgcttgtaactagggcccgagtgccatgatttcagatctgaacctattatgttttcatgaatatatgtgagttcttgatcctatctcgcaagtctatagtcacctactatgtgttatgatccggcacccccgaagtgacaataatcaggaccactcccggtgatgaccatagtttgaggagtccatgtattcactatgtgttaatgctttattccagttctctattaaaaggaggccttaatatcccttagtttccaataggaccccgctgccacgggagggtaggacaaaagatgccatgcaagttttttccataagcacgtatgactatatacggaatacatgcctacattacattgacgaactggagctagttctgtgttaccctatgttatgactgttacatgatgaaccgcacccggcataattatccatcactgatccggtgcctacgagttttccatatactggtttatgcttatttactttcccgcttttactgttacaatcactacaaaataccaaaaactttactttgctgtctttacttttgttgccgctaccaccactatcatattactgtgctactaaacactttgatgcagatactaagtttccaggtgtggttgaattgacagctcagctgctaatagttgagaatattctttggctccccttgtgtcgaatcaataaatttgggttaaatactctaccctcgaaaactgttgcgatcccctatacttgtgggttatcaagacctttttctggcgccattgccgatgagcatagctctattctttgagtcacttgggatttatatctgctagacactatgaagaacttgagagatccaaaaactaagatctatccctcaactacgaggggagataaggaactgccatctagctctgcacttgattcaccttctgttatgagtaagtttgcgacacctacatctgcttccgctattcgttctgatatgtcgcatgttattgatgatgccacttctactatacatgatacttatgatgaaactgcttctatgactgatactactgtgccccttagtgaatttcttgaagaacaaattgctagggctagagaaagagaaattgatgaaactgaatacgatgatgatagtgatgatgaaaatatgcctgttattcctgaaggttatctttttgataaagatgcttctttagctattttagcctgcaaagatagatatgagcttaaaaggttattaattaaatggaacaaagaatcacttaaagataaaatgaaacctgatcctgcttttgctacttcacctata is from Triticum aestivum cultivar Chinese Spring chromosome 3A, IWGSC CS RefSeq v2.1, whole genome shotgun sequence and encodes:
- the LOC123059473 gene encoding protein DETOXIFICATION 40 translates to MAGGDEHEHNAPARLESILTDTSAPLAERAWAAGLVELRLLSRLAAPAVVVYMINYVMSMSTQIFSGHLGNLELAAASLGNTGVQTFAYGLMLGMGSAVETLCGQAYGAHKYDMLGIYLQRSIILLGLTGIPLAVMYAFSEPLLLLMGQSPDIARAASIFVYGLIPQIFAYAVNFPIQKFLQAQSIVLPSAYISTATLVLHVLMSWVLMYKVGLGLLGASLVLIVSWWIMVAAQFVYIVVSPTCRHTWTGFSWQAFSGLPSFFKLSAASAVMLCLETWYFQVLVIIAGLLPNPEIALDSLSICMTIYGWVFMISVGFNAAASVRVSNELGAGNPKSAFFSVWVVTGLSATISTILGIVILCLRNHISYLFTDGEAVSGAVADLCPFLAVTLVLGGIQPVLTGVAVGCGWQKFVAYVNVGSYYIVGVPLGVVLGFFFNLGAKGIWGGLIGGTALQTTILLWVTIRTNWTEEVEEAQKRLNKWDEKKEPLLTGFKDNN